One genomic segment of Clostridium estertheticum subsp. estertheticum includes these proteins:
- a CDS encoding helix-turn-helix transcriptional regulator — translation MENKIKEYRKETNMTQQQLANTVSVSSRTIISLEKGQYNPSILLAYKIACVFNTTIEELYYLNKYSKENINENI, via the coding sequence ATGGAAAATAAGATTAAAGAATATCGAAAGGAGACTAATATGACACAACAGCAATTAGCTAATACAGTTAGCGTATCGTCAAGAACAATTATTTCATTAGAAAAAGGACAATACAATCCTTCAATTTTGCTTGCTTATAAAATAGCATGTGTTTTTAATACTACCATTGAGGAGTTGTATTATTTAAATAAATATAGTAAGGAGAATATAAATGAAAATATATAA
- a CDS encoding AraC family transcriptional regulator, producing the protein MFNKNEFTGFKSPLDESMDLIVYHYGMENCKPSHSYGPALRDHFLLHYIISGSGLFELDGKSYTLYANQGFLICPDVITYYEASSKDPWIYTWIGFRGIKAETFLKNIKLDKDNPVFKCKGDIIKKCFEEIRHSSTYKLGYELRLQGYLNILLSELTEQSEAPKTKGDGQKKNYIKKSIQFIETNYSGSMSIESLASYIGLNKNYFSTIFSELLGIPPQEYLIKYRVNKACKLLSNKDLTISEISRSVGYDDPLGFSKIFKQIKGVSPKSYRQALL; encoded by the coding sequence TTGTTTAATAAAAATGAATTTACAGGATTTAAAAGTCCATTAGATGAAAGCATGGATTTAATAGTATATCATTATGGTATGGAAAATTGTAAACCAAGTCACTCCTATGGACCGGCTCTTAGAGACCATTTCCTATTACATTATATAATTAGTGGAAGTGGTCTATTTGAATTAGATGGGAAATCTTATACTCTATATGCAAATCAAGGTTTTTTAATATGTCCAGATGTAATTACCTATTATGAAGCGAGTAGCAAAGACCCTTGGATTTATACTTGGATTGGATTTAGAGGAATAAAGGCTGAGACCTTCTTAAAGAATATTAAATTAGATAAAGACAATCCAGTTTTCAAATGCAAAGGTGATATTATTAAGAAATGCTTTGAAGAAATTAGGCATTCTAGCACTTATAAATTAGGGTATGAACTTCGCTTGCAAGGATATTTAAATATATTACTTTCAGAGCTCACAGAGCAATCAGAAGCGCCTAAAACAAAAGGAGATGGGCAGAAAAAAAACTACATAAAAAAATCCATTCAATTTATTGAAACTAATTATTCTGGCAGCATGTCTATTGAATCATTAGCAAGTTATATCGGCCTTAATAAAAATTATTTTAGCACTATATTTAGTGAATTATTAGGAATTCCACCCCAAGAATACCTAATAAAATATAGGGTTAATAAAGCCTGCAAACTATTAAGTAATAAAGATTTAACTATAAGCGAGATTTCACGTTCCGTTGGATATGATGATCCTCTTGGATTCTCAAAGATATTTAAACAAATAAAAGGGGTTTCACCAAAATCTTATAGACAGGCTCTATTATAA
- a CDS encoding SDR family oxidoreductase, which produces MMDNKILLTGITGNVGSAVVKYLKSIKIDFIAGVRDIERGKQQDDSIQYIHFDFQDTVTYETALHGVKKVFLVRPPQLTDVRGIFIPFIQKCKEVGVNQIVFLSLLGAEKNPFPPHHKIEKAIVESEIPYTFIRPSFFMQNLSTTHAEDIKERDDLFISSGKAKVSFIDTRDIGEIIGRTITEQGHKNKAYTITGSQAITYYKVADIMTRVLGRKITYSNPSLFKFRKDMIKRGIKKDFATIMMILYLTTKLGMANHVTNTAELLLKRKPRTIEDFIKDYIDIWQ; this is translated from the coding sequence ATGATGGATAATAAGATATTATTAACCGGAATAACAGGGAATGTAGGAAGTGCAGTAGTTAAGTATTTGAAAAGTATAAAAATAGACTTCATAGCAGGTGTAAGAGACATAGAAAGAGGCAAACAGCAAGATGATTCTATACAGTATATACATTTTGATTTTCAAGATACAGTAACCTATGAAACAGCTTTACATGGTGTTAAAAAAGTATTTTTAGTTAGACCCCCACAATTGACAGATGTCAGAGGCATATTTATACCGTTTATTCAAAAATGTAAAGAAGTTGGTGTAAATCAAATTGTGTTTCTATCTTTATTAGGTGCAGAAAAGAATCCTTTTCCACCCCACCACAAAATCGAAAAAGCTATTGTAGAGTCTGAAATCCCATACACATTTATTAGACCTAGCTTTTTTATGCAAAATTTATCGACAACACATGCAGAGGATATCAAAGAACGAGACGACCTATTTATATCTTCAGGAAAAGCTAAAGTTAGCTTTATAGATACAAGAGATATTGGTGAAATTATTGGCAGAACAATTACAGAGCAAGGGCATAAAAATAAGGCATATACCATTACGGGTTCTCAGGCTATTACTTATTATAAAGTTGCAGATATCATGACAAGAGTACTTGGAAGAAAAATCACATATTCGAATCCATCCCTGTTTAAATTTAGAAAAGATATGATTAAAAGAGGTATCAAAAAGGATTTTGCAACGATAATGATGATACTATATCTTACAACAAAATTAGGCATGGCAAACCATGTTACAAATACTGCTGAATTGCTTTTGAAACGAAAACCTAGAACAATAGAAGACTTTATAAAAGATTATATTGACATTTGGCAATAA
- a CDS encoding maltose acetyltransferase domain-containing protein has product MTIREKMKNGMLYVDVGEGLDEERIRCKELLYDYNNTRPNEEIERKDLLKKLLGDMGEDIWIEPPVHMAYGTNVHIGNHFYANFNLVIVDDIDVYIGEHVMIAPNVTITPTGHPVDPNLRRPGTQFSIPVRIGNDVWIGSNVVILPGITIGDNSVIGAGSVVTHDIPENVIAVGNPCRVLRDINERDKEYYYKNRRVD; this is encoded by the coding sequence ATGACAATTAGAGAGAAAATGAAAAATGGTATGTTGTATGTAGATGTGGGGGAGGGACTTGACGAGGAACGCATACGGTGTAAAGAATTATTATATGATTATAACAATACACGTCCAAATGAAGAAATCGAAAGGAAAGATTTGCTGAAAAAATTATTGGGTGATATGGGTGAGGATATTTGGATTGAACCACCAGTTCATATGGCTTATGGTACGAATGTGCATATTGGCAATCATTTTTATGCTAATTTTAATCTTGTAATTGTAGATGATATTGATGTTTATATAGGTGAGCATGTAATGATAGCACCTAATGTAACAATAACACCAACAGGACATCCCGTTGATCCAAATCTTCGCAGACCAGGTACTCAGTTTTCAATTCCCGTAAGAATTGGTAACGATGTATGGATAGGTTCAAATGTAGTGATTTTACCAGGCATTACTATAGGGGATAATTCAGTTATAGGCGCTGGAAGTGTTGTCACTCATGACATTCCTGAAAATGTAATTGCTGTAGGAAATCCATGCCGTGTATTAAGGGATATAAATGAACGTGATAAAGAATATTATTATAAAAACAGAAGGGTTGATTAA
- a CDS encoding type II toxin-antitoxin system death-on-curing family toxin encodes MKYISVEYILKLHEKLISTTGGSDGVRDIELLKSSIENSKVTFDGEDLYKSIEEKCSNICYCIINNHTFIDGNKRSGIYVMLLLLEYNEIKLSFTQNELIDLGLGIAKGELKQKNIYEWIKSHKNVS; translated from the coding sequence ATGAAATATATATCAGTTGAATACATTCTGAAGCTACATGAAAAGTTGATAAGTACAACTGGTGGTTCAGATGGAGTAAGAGATATAGAACTTTTAAAATCGTCGATTGAGAACTCAAAAGTAACATTTGACGGAGAAGATTTATACAAATCAATTGAGGAAAAGTGCTCTAATATATGCTACTGCATAATAAATAACCATACGTTTATAGATGGAAACAAAAGATCAGGAATATATGTAATGTTACTTTTATTAGAATATAATGAAATTAAACTATCATTTACACAAAATGAATTAATAGATTTAGGATTAGGCATAGCAAAAGGAGAATTGAAACAGAAAAATATATACGAGTGGATAAAAAGCCATAAAAATGTAAGCTAA
- a CDS encoding type II toxin-antitoxin system Phd/YefM family antitoxin: MLLNSQKMVSISEANQNFSKIAKLVDEDKSVVIMKNNKPKYILLDFDEFSKVSISEEEKLETIADRILFENLDAFKELAK, translated from the coding sequence ATGTTATTAAACAGTCAAAAGATGGTTTCGATATCAGAAGCTAATCAAAATTTTTCTAAAATTGCAAAGTTAGTAGATGAGGACAAATCTGTAGTTATAATGAAAAACAATAAACCTAAATATATTCTTTTAGATTTTGATGAATTTAGCAAAGTGTCAATATCAGAGGAAGAAAAATTAGAGACAATTGCCGATAGAATATTATTTGAAAATTTAGATGCTTTTAAGGAATTAGCTAAATGA
- a CDS encoding nitroreductase, translated as MNICDCINNRRSIRMFTDQEVKSDVIDELIALGTKAATGSGNEAWGFVVITDKNEMKKISDETKKYLLKNFEKHPYFKQYESWLNNEKFNTFYNAPCLILIYGDTDSHWNVYDCTLAAGNIMNAAMEYKLGTCWIGFAEHVCGTEEFKLKYKIPANYNLVSSLIVGYPKVQLPSPSRKPAKIFFKR; from the coding sequence ATGAATATTTGTGATTGTATTAATAATAGAAGAAGTATAAGAATGTTTACAGATCAGGAAGTAAAATCAGATGTAATTGATGAGTTGATAGCACTTGGAACAAAAGCTGCTACCGGTTCCGGAAATGAAGCTTGGGGTTTTGTAGTTATTACTGATAAAAATGAAATGAAGAAAATATCAGATGAAACAAAAAAATATTTGTTAAAAAATTTTGAAAAACACCCATATTTTAAACAATATGAGAGCTGGCTTAATAATGAAAAGTTTAATACCTTCTATAATGCACCATGTTTAATACTTATATATGGCGATACTGACTCGCACTGGAATGTCTATGACTGCACCTTAGCAGCTGGTAATATTATGAATGCTGCTATGGAATATAAATTAGGTACCTGTTGGATTGGATTTGCTGAGCATGTCTGTGGTACAGAAGAATTTAAGTTAAAATACAAAATACCTGCTAACTACAATTTAGTGAGTTCCTTAATAGTCGGTTATCCAAAGGTACAATTGCCTTCTCCAAGTAGAAAACCAGCTAAGATTTTCTTTAAGCGATAA
- a CDS encoding MarR family winged helix-turn-helix transcriptional regulator — translation MQNLSYLIIKASRHLKNKLDKALKEFDITAAQFSVIIQIHSSDHPITAAEIAQNLGSDRPTISGVIHRLEKKGIVLKIDNPDDKRSSYLEIYKESNKLINKIKVISDELTINIFSIYSKEETKLFTEMIFKLIEGTEE, via the coding sequence ATGCAAAACCTATCTTATTTAATAATCAAGGCATCAAGACATCTTAAAAACAAATTGGATAAAGCATTAAAGGAATTTGACATAACTGCTGCACAGTTTTCGGTTATAATTCAAATACATTCATCGGATCATCCAATTACAGCAGCAGAAATAGCTCAGAATCTCGGATCAGATAGACCGACTATTTCAGGTGTTATACATAGATTAGAGAAAAAAGGCATAGTTCTTAAAATTGACAATCCAGATGATAAAAGATCTTCTTATTTAGAGATATATAAAGAATCTAACAAGTTAATTAATAAAATTAAAGTCATAAGTGATGAATTAACAATTAATATATTTTCAATTTATTCAAAAGAAGAAACTAAGCTATTTACAGAAATGATTTTCAAATTAATTGAAGGGACTGAAGAATGA